Proteins from a genomic interval of Sphingobacterium lactis:
- a CDS encoding LLM class flavin-dependent oxidoreductase: MMELGIGMFGDLQIDAQTGNIQAPQQRLQEIIEEVKLMDEVGVDFFGIGEHHRPDYAVASPEIVLAAAATVTKRIKLGSAVSVLSSTDPVKLYQNFATVDLISNGRAEIMAGRGSFIESFPLFGYDLKDYSSLFEEKLDLLLKINKNQTVNWTGKHRASLVNQSIYPRAVHDSMPIWIAVGGTTESVIRAGRLGLPVMFAIIGGSPINFKPLFEVYEQAYQDNGHDMSKFQVGVHMHSFFGENSREVADWYYPFYSAQMNRIGASRGWPPYQRTQYDYGRSNHGHLIVGDVNESVDKILALQESFGLTRFSAHMDVGSPDHSKMMKAIELYGNQIIPKVKDALK, encoded by the coding sequence ATGATGGAATTAGGAATAGGAATGTTTGGGGATTTACAGATAGATGCCCAGACAGGAAATATACAAGCCCCGCAGCAACGGTTGCAGGAAATAATCGAAGAAGTAAAATTGATGGATGAAGTCGGCGTGGATTTCTTTGGTATCGGTGAGCATCACCGGCCGGATTATGCCGTGGCTTCACCGGAGATCGTTCTGGCTGCGGCCGCAACGGTTACCAAACGGATCAAATTGGGTTCGGCAGTATCTGTCCTGAGCTCTACCGATCCGGTAAAACTCTACCAGAACTTCGCCACCGTGGATCTGATCTCCAATGGACGGGCGGAAATCATGGCCGGGCGCGGATCGTTCATCGAATCGTTCCCACTGTTCGGCTACGACCTGAAGGATTACAGTTCCCTGTTCGAGGAGAAATTGGACCTGCTGCTGAAGATCAACAAGAACCAAACGGTCAATTGGACGGGTAAGCATCGGGCAAGCTTGGTTAACCAGTCGATCTACCCACGTGCCGTACATGACAGCATGCCGATCTGGATTGCTGTTGGCGGTACGACCGAGTCGGTGATCCGTGCGGGACGATTGGGATTGCCGGTTATGTTCGCCATTATCGGAGGCTCACCAATCAACTTCAAACCGCTGTTTGAGGTGTATGAACAGGCCTACCAAGACAATGGACATGACATGAGTAAATTCCAGGTCGGCGTGCACATGCACTCTTTCTTCGGCGAGAATTCACGTGAGGTCGCTGATTGGTATTACCCATTCTATTCGGCCCAGATGAACCGCATCGGGGCATCCCGTGGATGGCCACCGTATCAACGCACGCAATACGATTACGGACGCTCCAACCATGGGCACCTGATCGTCGGCGACGTGAATGAATCCGTGGATAAAATCCTAGCTCTGCAGGAATCCTTCGGCCTGACCCGCTTTTCTGCGCACATGGATGTGGGCAGCCCAGACCACAGCAAAATGATGAAAGCAATCGAGCTTTACGGAAATCAGATCATTCCGAAAGTTAAGGATGCTTTAAAATAA
- a CDS encoding DUF4349 domain-containing protein, whose protein sequence is MKRKIIWGILLSMTLGACNQIQGVKDEMVAPEAEAYGMAATGEVAADAAAVEGKAAAAPQQAEPQKFVDNGIKIVRTGNLSLESKDINASKQNLDRLIKRFQGYYEEESANNTQDFTSYNLIIRIPSTSFDQFLTAISSGSDKVTSKTISASDVSMTYFDLASRLKSKRAYLEKYQAMVASAKNVKELLEIQEQIRQLQEDIDSSESLMRNMNSQIKYSTLTINLFEYQANLPMGTNSFWIQLKDALAFGMSLIRSIVLGIIGLWPIWIVTALAVWIVLRIRKTRKAKSIGQ, encoded by the coding sequence ATGAAAAGAAAGATCATCTGGGGCATCCTTCTGTCTATGACATTGGGAGCCTGCAATCAAATACAGGGCGTAAAGGACGAAATGGTGGCGCCGGAAGCTGAAGCGTATGGCATGGCCGCCACAGGGGAAGTAGCCGCTGATGCGGCGGCCGTGGAAGGGAAAGCTGCCGCAGCACCACAACAGGCGGAGCCCCAAAAGTTTGTGGACAACGGGATCAAGATCGTCCGTACTGGGAATCTCTCCCTTGAATCCAAGGATATCAATGCCAGTAAGCAGAATCTCGATCGATTGATCAAGCGTTTCCAGGGGTATTACGAAGAAGAATCCGCTAACAACACCCAGGATTTCACTTCCTATAACCTGATCATCCGCATACCCTCCACATCCTTCGATCAGTTTCTGACCGCCATCTCATCAGGGAGTGATAAGGTGACATCGAAAACGATCTCCGCCTCGGATGTGTCCATGACCTATTTTGATCTGGCCTCCCGGTTGAAGAGCAAACGGGCGTACCTGGAGAAATATCAGGCCATGGTGGCAAGTGCCAAGAACGTGAAGGAATTATTGGAAATCCAGGAACAGATCCGCCAACTGCAGGAAGATATCGATAGCAGCGAGAGCCTGATGCGGAACATGAACAGCCAGATCAAGTACAGCACGCTCACGATAAACCTTTTTGAATACCAGGCCAATCTGCCCATGGGCACGAATTCCTTCTGGATACAGCTGAAGGATGCCCTGGCATTCGGGATGAGCCTAATACGCTCGATCGTGTTGGGGATTATCGGACTGTGGCCAATCTGGATCGTCACTGCACTTGCCGTTTGGATCGTCCTGCGCATCCGTAAAACCAGAAAAGCGAAAAGTATAGGTCAATAA
- the rlmN gene encoding 23S rRNA (adenine(2503)-C(2))-methyltransferase RlmN, with the protein MYLCIVEKAVKTVDIRSLSLAQLKDALVNMGEQGFRAKQIYEWLWQKSCTDFDEMSNLSKSLRETLKQHFTINAVRVKESQISADKTIKSSFFLYDNNVIEGVLIPAEDRMTACVSSQVGCSLTCKFCATGYMDRKRNLNADEIYDQVVLIAKQAEDKYNHPLTNIVYMGMGEPLLNYSNMMKSVERITAPDGLNMAAKRITVSTAGIAKMIKKLGDDQVRFNLALSLHAANDKKRNEIMPINEQNSLAALADALKYFYAKTKNPITFEYIVFHHFNDELEDAKELARFCKHVPCKVNIIEYNPIALADFVNAEADKIEEFADYLRSQGIITNVRRSRGKDIDAACGQLAIKEKDKEADPA; encoded by the coding sequence ATGTATCTTTGCATTGTGGAAAAAGCAGTAAAGACAGTAGATATCAGGAGTTTGAGTTTAGCTCAATTAAAGGATGCCCTAGTGAACATGGGGGAGCAGGGATTCCGTGCGAAGCAGATTTATGAATGGCTATGGCAGAAATCCTGTACTGATTTTGATGAAATGAGCAACCTGAGCAAGTCCCTTCGCGAGACGCTAAAACAGCATTTTACCATCAATGCTGTGCGTGTAAAGGAGTCACAGATCAGCGCCGACAAAACCATCAAGAGTAGCTTTTTCCTGTACGATAACAACGTCATCGAAGGTGTCCTGATCCCCGCAGAGGACCGCATGACGGCATGTGTGAGTTCCCAGGTAGGCTGCAGCCTGACCTGTAAATTCTGCGCAACGGGCTATATGGACCGGAAGCGCAATCTGAATGCCGATGAGATCTATGACCAGGTGGTTCTGATCGCAAAACAGGCGGAAGATAAATACAACCACCCGCTTACCAACATCGTGTATATGGGCATGGGCGAGCCGCTTCTGAACTACAGCAACATGATGAAGTCTGTCGAGCGCATTACGGCACCCGACGGTCTGAACATGGCCGCGAAACGGATCACCGTATCCACGGCCGGAATTGCCAAGATGATCAAAAAATTAGGTGATGACCAGGTTCGGTTCAATCTGGCGCTTTCCCTGCACGCGGCAAACGATAAGAAAAGGAATGAGATTATGCCCATCAATGAGCAGAACTCCCTGGCAGCATTGGCCGACGCCCTGAAATATTTCTATGCCAAGACCAAGAACCCCATTACCTTCGAATACATTGTCTTCCACCACTTCAACGATGAACTGGAAGATGCAAAGGAATTGGCGCGTTTCTGTAAACATGTTCCATGCAAGGTCAATATCATTGAGTACAATCCGATTGCCCTTGCCGATTTCGTCAATGCGGAAGCGGATAAAATCGAAGAATTTGCCGATTACCTCCGCAGTCAGGGCATCATCACCAATGTTCGCCGCAGCCGCGGAAAGGATATCGATGCAGCCTGTGGCCAACTCGCCATTAAAGAAAAAGATAAAGAAGCAGATCCGGCTTAA
- a CDS encoding tRNA-(ms[2]io[6]A)-hydroxylase: MLGLKLLTDPRWANIAESNLEEILTDHAWCEQKAASNAISLITQNSEHEDLVHELTAIAIEEMEHFKMVIDIIQERGYTLGRERKDDYVGQLMKFAKKDGSRNMAFIDRLLFAAMIEARSCERFRVLSKNINDQELAKFYHDLMVSEANHYTTFLNFAKKYSTDVDVDKRWKQWLEFEGELIQSYGKKEHIHG, from the coding sequence ATGTTAGGATTAAAACTATTGACGGACCCACGATGGGCTAATATTGCGGAATCGAATTTGGAGGAGATCTTGACCGACCACGCCTGGTGCGAGCAGAAGGCCGCATCGAATGCCATTTCCCTGATTACCCAGAACTCAGAGCATGAGGACCTGGTGCATGAACTGACAGCGATTGCCATTGAGGAAATGGAACACTTTAAGATGGTGATCGATATTATCCAGGAAAGAGGATATACCCTGGGGCGCGAGCGTAAGGATGATTATGTGGGGCAATTGATGAAATTCGCCAAAAAAGATGGTTCCAGGAATATGGCCTTCATCGATAGGTTACTTTTTGCAGCGATGATCGAAGCACGGAGCTGCGAACGCTTTCGGGTGCTGTCGAAGAATATTAATGACCAGGAGCTGGCCAAGTTCTACCATGACTTGATGGTCTCCGAAGCAAATCACTATACCACTTTTCTGAACTTCGCGAAGAAGTATAGTACCGATGTTGACGTGGATAAACGCTGGAAACAATGGCTGGAATTTGAAGGAGAGTTGATACAATCCTATGGAAAGAAGGAGCATATCCATGGGTAG
- a CDS encoding glycosyltransferase: MGNRTLIIGLVWPEPTSSAAGWRMLELIECFLQEGMEVHFASAATLSEFSHPLADIGVTQHQILLNDSSFDTWISALQPDMVLFDRFMVEEQYGWRVAEQCPNAIRILDTEDLHFVRHARQAAYKKKVKFEPDQLYSDMAKRELAAIYRSDCSLIISQAEMDILLQQFNVPPSILAYLPFRMVRKGDPKVHPGFGDRQHFMFIGNFIHEPNWKTVQVLKEIWPDIRKVLPAAELHIYGAYPTEKVWQLDNAKQGFRIKGRAVDAVETMKDYRVLLAPIPFGAGLKGKFIDALHAQTPSVCTAVAAEGLTGGIHWPGYIAEDLSDFIEKAQLLYSDEECWNKAVDYGQEMLKSGPDPDWGKNLMARIAAIRADLNQHRNHNFIGQILISNQFQATKYMSQWIELKNKKAHM, translated from the coding sequence ATGGGAAACAGGACGTTGATCATTGGGCTGGTGTGGCCGGAGCCGACCTCTTCGGCGGCGGGCTGGCGTATGCTGGAACTTATCGAGTGCTTTCTGCAGGAAGGCATGGAGGTACACTTCGCTTCGGCCGCCACCCTCTCCGAATTCTCCCACCCCCTGGCCGACATCGGTGTTACCCAACACCAAATCTTACTGAACGACTCTTCTTTTGATACCTGGATCAGTGCGCTCCAACCGGACATGGTGCTGTTCGACCGGTTTATGGTCGAGGAACAGTACGGTTGGCGCGTTGCCGAGCAGTGTCCGAATGCGATCCGGATCCTGGATACCGAAGATTTGCATTTCGTGCGCCATGCCCGACAGGCCGCCTATAAGAAAAAAGTGAAATTTGAACCAGACCAGCTGTACTCGGATATGGCCAAGCGGGAGTTGGCCGCCATTTACCGGTCCGATTGCAGCCTGATTATTTCCCAAGCCGAGATGGACATCCTCCTCCAGCAGTTTAACGTGCCGCCATCCATCTTGGCCTATCTTCCGTTTCGTATGGTAAGGAAGGGAGACCCCAAGGTCCACCCTGGTTTTGGGGATCGGCAACACTTTATGTTCATCGGAAATTTCATCCATGAACCGAACTGGAAAACCGTGCAGGTGCTAAAGGAGATCTGGCCCGACATCCGGAAAGTTCTTCCTGCCGCCGAGCTCCACATCTATGGCGCCTATCCTACCGAAAAGGTCTGGCAATTGGACAACGCCAAACAAGGCTTCCGCATCAAGGGTAGAGCTGTAGATGCCGTGGAAACCATGAAAGATTATCGCGTCCTGCTTGCGCCGATACCCTTTGGCGCAGGGTTAAAAGGCAAATTTATCGATGCGCTGCATGCACAGACCCCATCGGTATGTACCGCCGTTGCCGCCGAAGGATTGACAGGGGGAATACATTGGCCGGGTTACATTGCGGAGGACCTATCCGATTTCATCGAAAAGGCACAGCTCCTCTATTCCGATGAGGAATGTTGGAACAAAGCGGTGGACTACGGACAGGAGATGTTAAAATCCGGTCCCGATCCGGATTGGGGGAAAAACCTGATGGCACGTATTGCAGCGATCCGTGCAGATTTAAACCAGCACCGCAACCACAACTTCATCGGCCAAATCCTGATCAGCAATCAGTTCCAGGCCACGAAATACATGTCGCAGTGGATCGAACTGAAAAATAAAAAAGCGCATATGTAG
- a CDS encoding sugar phosphate isomerase/epimerase family protein — protein MKTLKGPGIFLAQFIAEEAPYNNLESISSWAKSIGFEGVQIPTNDPNFFDMEKVAESKTYADEIKGKLNEMGVAITELSTHLQGQLVAVHPAYDKLFDGFAPAEYRNNPAARTEWAINQLKLAAKASANLGLNAHATFSGALLWHMVYPWPQRPAGAVETGFKELAKRWTPILDEFDKYGVDVCYEIHPGEDLHDGVSYERFLEAANNHPRACLLYDPSHLLLQGMDYLSYIDHYHERIKMFHVKDAEFNPTGKQGVYGGYSGWVERAGRFRSLGDGQVDFKGIFSKLAAYDFDGWAVMEWECALKNSVDGAIEGAEFIKKNIIKVTDKAFDDFAATGADENFNKEILGIK, from the coding sequence ATGAAAACATTAAAAGGACCGGGTATTTTTCTAGCCCAATTTATAGCTGAAGAGGCACCGTACAACAATTTGGAGAGCATCAGTTCCTGGGCGAAATCCATAGGATTCGAAGGGGTTCAGATACCGACGAATGATCCGAATTTCTTCGATATGGAGAAAGTTGCGGAGAGCAAGACCTATGCCGATGAAATCAAGGGCAAGCTGAACGAAATGGGTGTTGCGATTACCGAACTGTCCACTCACCTGCAAGGGCAATTGGTGGCTGTTCACCCTGCCTATGACAAGCTTTTTGACGGTTTTGCGCCAGCAGAATACCGCAACAATCCTGCTGCACGCACAGAATGGGCCATCAACCAATTGAAATTGGCGGCCAAGGCTTCGGCGAATCTCGGTCTGAATGCGCATGCCACCTTCAGTGGCGCTTTGCTGTGGCACATGGTGTACCCATGGCCGCAACGCCCAGCAGGTGCGGTAGAAACGGGCTTTAAAGAGCTTGCTAAACGCTGGACCCCTATCCTGGATGAATTCGATAAGTACGGTGTGGATGTGTGCTATGAAATCCACCCTGGCGAGGACCTGCATGATGGCGTGAGTTACGAGCGTTTTCTGGAAGCCGCAAACAACCATCCCCGTGCATGTTTGCTGTATGATCCTTCGCATTTATTATTGCAGGGCATGGATTACCTCAGCTATATCGACCACTATCACGAACGCATTAAAATGTTCCATGTGAAAGACGCCGAGTTCAATCCAACGGGTAAACAGGGCGTATATGGCGGTTATAGCGGCTGGGTTGAACGAGCCGGCAGATTCCGTTCTCTTGGTGACGGGCAGGTAGACTTCAAGGGAATTTTCAGCAAACTTGCGGCGTACGATTTCGATGGATGGGCCGTTATGGAGTGGGAATGTGCACTGAAGAATAGTGTCGACGGAGCCATTGAGGGTGCTGAATTCATCAAGAAAAATATCATTAAGGTTACGGATAAAGCATTTGATGACTTCGCTGCAACCGGTGCAGATGAAAACTTTAACAAAGAGATATTGGGCATTAAATAA
- a CDS encoding SusC/RagA family TonB-linked outer membrane protein: MMHYLYRTLFITCAFMLFSQIGTADPIRKSNPTPLHVLTAHSTALDSLEIVGKITDSVGTAVAGVVVTEKGTTNSALSNENGEYKISASPNGILVFLKSGFATKEEHVNNQKQLDIQLTVATAATEAQEQQENAAGTDSTATAVDSTATTPDSTAVVPDSTQQTGTVPPTTTAQDSAGTAPVPTGQQVVSGTVTGPSGPLPGVTVRVVGTDLAANTDENGKFQIAAGPKNRLRFSSVGFKTVTQAVGTRKDIQVVLATETNTIESVQVVAVGYGTMKRATLPTAVSSIGANEIENEVLPSVTQAIQGKAGGVQVTQKSGSPGGGISIRVRGTTSINASSDPLYVVDGIPVNSATNFTGGSTFDFGGGTQGINILSSLNPSDVQSIEVLKDAASSSIYGSRAANGVVLITTKKGAAGQSQFNFNMYEGFSQVPKERYYDFMNTEQYQDYMRDYYDILKKEKPETVVPEQIFSNPGVSTDWQDAIFRTSPTRSYELSASGGSDKTQYYTSVGYMRQGGVLLYSDFDRLSGRLNLNHQHNEKLRFSTSMNITRATNKRVQEENSKQGATKNGIFAPPNLAVFDGNGNYVYDNVSLVRENPVAMLELPVNEANTYRILANASAEYNIIPSLLLKTSFGTDLSFIDETFFMPPTGLRSYTGQGGIGASRSTRDQLWINETTLTFDKTFGDHYLNALGGFSVQGSRLEFTHAQRANFPNNDIPYIVAGGVITGANAYPEEWAIASGFARATYVYKDRYILNANIRTDGSSRFGADNRWAVFPSLAGAWRISEEDFLKENKTFSDLKLRASWGITGNQNIGNYAARSLYSGGYNYMGGAGFVPNVLGDRGLKWETTRQWNVGVDAGFFNDRISLLADYYYKKTSDLLIGLPILQSSGFVNRFTNSGTIENKGFEFEITSRNLVGEFRWSTSLNMTFNRNKVLDLPEGLTEMRGGVGDLNRAIPGQPLGVFYGWQAAGVNPETGMINYIGKNGDMVRPNSMEDHVMIGDPNPDFFGGITNNFEYKNFDLSVLGQFTYGNDIFNYNLASGLEGFNPSSNAFVDFVDRWKKPGDITDVPRPAPGNLDNGAVSSRFVEDGSFFRLRNITLGYTLPEGVAERIKMKRLRFYVTVQNAYVFTKYRGYDPEVSSSHGGANTGLIYGYDYGSYPQPRIFTTGINLTF; this comes from the coding sequence ATGATGCACTATCTCTACCGAACGCTTTTTATCACATGCGCGTTCATGCTTTTCAGCCAAATAGGCACCGCGGATCCAATCCGGAAGAGCAATCCCACACCTTTACATGTCCTCACTGCACATTCCACTGCGCTTGATTCGCTGGAAATTGTCGGCAAGATTACCGACTCGGTGGGAACAGCCGTTGCCGGCGTTGTGGTCACTGAAAAAGGAACCACCAATAGCGCCCTATCCAACGAAAATGGAGAATACAAAATCTCCGCCAGCCCCAATGGCATTCTTGTTTTCCTGAAGTCGGGATTTGCGACCAAGGAAGAACATGTGAACAACCAAAAGCAGTTGGACATTCAGCTTACCGTTGCTACAGCAGCAACCGAAGCACAGGAACAGCAGGAAAATGCTGCTGGTACGGACAGTACAGCAACCGCTGTGGACAGTACGGCAACTACCCCGGACAGCACCGCAGTGGTGCCGGATAGCACGCAGCAGACAGGCACTGTTCCTCCGACCACTACTGCTCAGGACAGCGCTGGGACTGCACCTGTTCCAACCGGACAGCAAGTGGTTTCGGGAACAGTGACGGGACCATCGGGTCCACTTCCAGGCGTAACCGTACGCGTTGTAGGAACAGACCTAGCCGCCAACACCGATGAAAACGGGAAATTCCAGATTGCCGCAGGCCCTAAGAACAGACTCCGCTTCTCATCAGTGGGTTTCAAAACCGTCACACAGGCCGTGGGTACCCGAAAGGATATCCAAGTGGTACTGGCAACGGAAACCAATACCATCGAATCGGTACAGGTTGTTGCCGTTGGATACGGTACAATGAAACGTGCGACCCTACCGACTGCCGTTTCCAGTATCGGCGCCAATGAGATTGAAAACGAAGTACTCCCTAGTGTTACCCAGGCCATCCAAGGTAAGGCCGGTGGTGTACAAGTTACCCAGAAATCTGGTTCACCGGGCGGTGGTATCTCCATCCGCGTGCGCGGTACGACATCCATCAATGCGAGTTCCGACCCACTCTATGTGGTCGACGGTATTCCGGTGAACAGTGCCACAAATTTCACAGGCGGATCAACCTTTGATTTTGGTGGTGGTACCCAAGGGATCAATATCCTGTCTTCTCTGAACCCATCGGATGTCCAATCCATTGAGGTTTTAAAGGATGCCGCATCATCGTCCATCTATGGTTCCCGCGCCGCCAATGGCGTGGTCTTGATCACGACCAAAAAGGGTGCCGCAGGACAGAGTCAGTTTAACTTCAACATGTACGAAGGTTTCTCGCAGGTACCGAAAGAACGGTATTACGACTTTATGAATACCGAGCAATACCAAGACTACATGCGCGATTATTATGATATCCTAAAGAAGGAAAAACCGGAGACGGTGGTACCTGAACAGATTTTCTCCAATCCCGGCGTCAGTACTGATTGGCAGGATGCCATCTTCAGAACATCTCCTACCCGCAGCTATGAGCTATCGGCAAGCGGAGGCAGCGACAAAACACAATACTACACTTCCGTGGGCTACATGCGCCAAGGCGGTGTGCTCCTATACTCCGATTTCGATCGCTTGAGTGGACGATTGAACCTCAATCATCAGCACAACGAAAAGTTGAGATTTTCCACATCCATGAACATCACCCGCGCGACAAACAAGCGTGTGCAGGAAGAGAACTCCAAGCAAGGGGCAACCAAGAATGGTATCTTTGCGCCTCCTAACCTTGCGGTGTTCGACGGCAACGGTAATTATGTGTATGACAATGTGAGTTTGGTTCGTGAGAATCCGGTGGCGATGTTGGAATTACCGGTGAATGAGGCAAATACATACCGCATCCTTGCCAACGCCAGCGCTGAATACAACATTATCCCGAGCTTATTGCTGAAAACCAGTTTCGGTACGGACCTAAGCTTTATCGACGAAACATTTTTCATGCCGCCAACAGGGCTCCGTTCTTATACGGGACAGGGCGGTATCGGTGCGAGCCGCAGCACGCGCGATCAACTGTGGATCAATGAGACCACATTGACGTTCGATAAGACCTTCGGTGACCATTACCTCAATGCATTGGGTGGGTTTTCCGTGCAGGGCTCACGTTTGGAATTTACGCACGCACAGCGGGCGAACTTCCCGAACAATGATATCCCGTACATTGTTGCCGGCGGTGTCATCACCGGTGCCAATGCCTATCCAGAAGAATGGGCCATTGCCTCTGGCTTTGCGCGGGCAACCTATGTATACAAGGACCGCTATATCCTGAATGCCAATATCCGCACGGATGGTTCTTCCCGATTCGGTGCAGACAACCGTTGGGCGGTATTCCCATCCCTGGCCGGTGCTTGGCGTATATCCGAAGAGGACTTCCTGAAAGAGAACAAGACATTCAGTGACCTGAAGTTGCGTGCCAGCTGGGGGATCACGGGTAACCAGAATATTGGCAACTACGCTGCGCGTTCGCTTTATTCCGGTGGATACAACTACATGGGCGGTGCGGGTTTCGTACCGAATGTATTGGGAGACCGTGGCCTAAAATGGGAAACCACCCGCCAATGGAATGTCGGTGTTGATGCAGGATTCTTCAACGACCGGATTTCCCTATTAGCGGATTATTACTACAAAAAGACGTCTGACCTGCTGATCGGTCTGCCGATCTTACAAAGTTCTGGTTTTGTGAACCGTTTCACGAATTCGGGAACCATCGAAAATAAAGGTTTTGAATTCGAGATTACCTCACGCAACCTGGTGGGCGAGTTCAGGTGGTCCACTTCCCTGAACATGACCTTCAACAGAAACAAGGTATTGGACCTGCCTGAAGGACTAACCGAAATGCGTGGTGGTGTGGGCGATCTGAACAGAGCCATCCCAGGACAGCCACTGGGTGTATTCTATGGCTGGCAAGCTGCGGGCGTGAACCCGGAAACTGGAATGATCAACTATATCGGAAAAAATGGGGATATGGTGCGCCCGAACAGCATGGAGGATCACGTCATGATCGGGGACCCGAACCCAGACTTTTTCGGTGGTATTACCAACAATTTCGAATACAAGAATTTTGACTTGAGTGTCCTGGGGCAATTCACCTATGGAAACGACATTTTCAACTATAACCTGGCATCCGGACTGGAAGGTTTCAACCCAAGTTCCAATGCTTTTGTAGACTTTGTCGACAGATGGAAAAAACCTGGCGATATAACCGATGTACCGCGTCCTGCACCTGGAAACCTGGATAATGGTGCCGTATCCTCCCGTTTTGTGGAAGATGGCTCCTTCTTCCGTCTTCGGAACATCACCTTGGGCTATACCCTACCGGAAGGTGTTGCTGAACGCATCAAGATGAAACGCTTACGTTTCTATGTGACGGTACAGAATGCCTATGTATTCACCAAGTACAGAGGTTATGACCCAGAGGTAAGCTCCAGTCATGGCGGCGCCAATACCGGTCTGATCTATGGTTATGACTATGGTAGCTACCCGCAGCCACGAATTTTCACTACAGGTATCAACTTAACATTCTAA
- a CDS encoding RagB/SusD family nutrient uptake outer membrane protein, giving the protein MNIRNKFLTYCSVAALAFSMTSCNKFLDKDPLGQTAEDEFFNSETNANAAVLGAYRSMMNSFSFGQSVVIVPEFSAVHVRHAAVYPEYELIAQHAIDATNPWIANMWQATYAAINAANNIIDEVPAMEATAISEEKRKQFVGEAKFIRALNYFFLVRAYGRVPLKLKATKEGDDIDTPQAEKKATYEQIVKDLTEAIAALPKTNPNTGDAARGRASHWSAKALLAKVYLYQASITNDYKKSADLANEVITAGGFGLVSDFSTIWTTQNTNEAIFEIQFDDQATNPLASVANDNASVLFFAKDTTVLDLYEDADKRAAFTIKKGSKNNYFMGKFPNFSPASQNLPVIRLAELYLIHAEAKARVDGSVTQAAYNSLKKVQERAGVVKPMSTYTSLANFITAVQEEKERELMFEGETWFDFARTKLALKKYKTLTDENDLIYPIPATQIGLGEGLTQNPGY; this is encoded by the coding sequence ATGAATATCAGAAATAAATTTTTAACCTATTGTTCCGTTGCAGCCTTGGCTTTTTCAATGACCTCCTGCAATAAATTCCTGGATAAGGATCCGCTGGGGCAAACGGCGGAGGACGAGTTCTTCAATTCCGAAACGAATGCCAACGCTGCCGTTCTGGGGGCTTACCGGTCCATGATGAACTCCTTTTCCTTTGGGCAGTCGGTGGTCATCGTACCGGAGTTTTCTGCGGTTCACGTACGCCATGCTGCCGTTTACCCAGAGTATGAATTGATTGCACAACATGCCATCGACGCTACGAATCCGTGGATTGCCAATATGTGGCAAGCCACCTACGCAGCCATCAATGCGGCAAACAACATCATCGATGAGGTCCCGGCAATGGAAGCGACCGCTATATCTGAAGAGAAAAGAAAACAATTCGTTGGGGAAGCGAAGTTTATCCGTGCCCTGAATTACTTCTTCCTTGTTCGCGCCTATGGGCGGGTACCGCTGAAACTTAAGGCCACGAAAGAAGGAGACGACATCGATACACCACAGGCAGAGAAAAAGGCGACCTACGAACAGATCGTTAAAGATCTGACCGAAGCCATTGCTGCTCTTCCGAAAACAAACCCCAATACAGGCGATGCGGCTCGTGGACGGGCTTCCCATTGGTCTGCCAAAGCCCTCTTGGCCAAGGTCTACCTGTACCAAGCGAGTATCACCAATGATTACAAGAAATCGGCCGATTTAGCCAATGAGGTCATTACGGCGGGTGGATTTGGTTTGGTCAGTGATTTCAGTACCATCTGGACTACCCAGAATACGAACGAGGCCATCTTCGAAATCCAATTCGATGACCAGGCGACCAATCCATTGGCATCCGTTGCTAACGACAATGCCAGTGTGCTGTTCTTCGCGAAGGACACCACGGTGTTGGACCTGTATGAAGATGCCGATAAACGCGCAGCTTTTACCATCAAAAAGGGCAGTAAGAATAATTATTTCATGGGCAAGTTCCCGAATTTCTCCCCTGCCAGCCAGAACCTGCCGGTCATCCGCCTGGCAGAGCTCTACCTGATCCATGCCGAGGCCAAAGCCAGAGTGGACGGTTCGGTTACTCAAGCGGCATACAACAGCCTTAAGAAAGTACAGGAAAGAGCTGGTGTTGTCAAACCCATGAGCACCTATACCTCACTGGCGAACTTTATAACAGCAGTTCAGGAAGAGAAAGAAAGAGAGTTGATGTTTGAGGGAGAAACCTGGTTCGATTTTGCACGGACCAAGCTGGCACTCAAGAAATACAAAACATTAACGGATGAAAATGACCTGATCTATCCGATCCCGGCCACCCAGATCGGCCTTGGAGAAGGATTGACCCAGAACCCTGGATATTAA